A genomic stretch from Bos javanicus breed banteng chromosome 29, ARS-OSU_banteng_1.0, whole genome shotgun sequence includes:
- the LOC133240950 gene encoding olfactory receptor 10G4-like produces the protein MTNMSLVTTFILTGLPHAPELDTFLFGIFLVIYVLTVVGNLLILLVITVDPHLHTPMYYFLTNLSFIDMWFSTVTVPKMPMTLVSPEGSPVSFPGCVAQLYSFHFLGSTECFLYTVMSYDRFLAISYPLRYASMMSGRTCAILATTTWLSGSLHSAVQTTLTFRLPFCGPNQIQHYFCDAPPILKLACADTSTMEMVIFVNIGVVASGCFLLIVLSYVSIVHSILKIRTSEGRWRAFQTCASHCTVVLCFFVPCVFIYLRPGSKEAMDSIVAVFYTVMTPLLNPVVYTLRNKDVKKALLKLKDKIVYLQS, from the coding sequence ATGACAAATATGAGCCTAGTGACAACGTTCATCCTCACGGGCCTTCCCCATGCACCAGAGCTGGACACATTTCTCTTTGGAATCTTCCTGGTGATCTATGTCCTCACTGTGGTGGGGAACCTTCTCATCCTTCTGGTGATCACAGTGGATCCCCacctgcacacccccatgtactactTCCTAACCAACCTGTCCTTCATTGACATGTGGTTTTCCACGGTCACTGTGCCCAAAATGCCGATGACCCTGGTGTCCCCAGAAGGCAGTCCTGTCTCCTTTCCTGGCTGTGTGGCCCAGCTCTACTCTTTCCACTTCCTGGGCAGCACCGAGTGCTTCCTCTACACCGTCATGTCCTATGACCGTTTCCTGGCCATCAGTTACCCGCTCAGGTATGCCAGCATGATGAGTGGGAGGACTTGCGCCATCCTGGCCACAAccacgtggctcagtggctcTCTTCACTCTGCTGTCCAGACCACACTGACGTTCCGTTTGCCCTTCTGTGGACCCAACCAGATCCAGCATTACTTCTGCGATGCACCACCCATCCTCAAACTGGCCTGTGCAGACACGTCCACCATGGAGATGGTGATCTTTGTCAACATTGGGGTGGTGGCCTCAGGCTGCTTTCTCCTGATAGTGCTGTCCTACGTGTCCATCGTCCATTCCATCCTGAAGATCCGCACCTCAGAGGGAAGATGGAGAGCCTTCCAGACCTGTGCCTCCCACTGCACTGTGGTTCTTTGCTTCTTTGTTCCCTGTGTTTTCATTTACCTGAGACCAGGCTCCAAGGAGGCTATGGACAGCATTGTGGCTGTTTTCTACACTGTGATGACACCCCTTCTGAACCCTGTGGTCTACACCCTGAGGAACAAGGACGTGAAGAAAGCTCTGTTGAAGCTTAAAGACAAAATAGTGTATTTGCAGAGCTAA